CAACACTTACTTTTCACATATGTGTTTAGAGAGTTTTACTCTTATTCTACCAACATATGTATTTAACATACAAGGACCACAGAGGGATCTCAAGAATCAACTACTGTAAGAAACAACCATCACAGCAATACGTTAACTTATTACCTCTCATTATTAGTCATGTAATTaatctgaattttttttttaaggaaagttagttaatttgcattttgtggGATCCcacaataattacaaaatactaattaaaacagaaacagaaaacaatgacatGTAGTCATTAAGAGCCAATTGATTAACAAACTCATGAAAAATTGGACTGATAGAATAGAGCACATGTGGGATCTGTGAGGACCCCAGTCAATAGGAGTAAGGTTAAAGTGGATATTTTTGAAGAAGCAGCTCTGTGAATGTAAAAATTACAAAGGTCACTTCaacttcaaatgttttgtttctacCACTAGTTGAAATGTGTTGTGCAGAAAGTTCTGCAATAATAAACcaatgtttttaaattgagatCCATGTTAATTCTTTCAGCATCAGAGCTAATTGGAAAAATGCTAATGAGTGTGCTATTTGATCCATGCACAGAGAGTTAAAACCTAAATGAATCTTACCTTTCACTTTGTTCTCATCATGGGATCCCTGCTGATTTAGGCTGTCAGGTTTTAGAGAGAAGAATGGTGCAGATTGGTTTCAGCCTGCTATCCAGAGGTCTGGACTCTGTCTGCTGCGGCTCTGTGAACAGCAGCAAGTTATAATTCAGACCAGTAGGGGTGCTGCCAAAACCATGCAGAGTGGACCAAGTGTGTAATAAACTATATAACAGGAAAAGCTCTTATAGAAAAGGAGTGTGTCTCTATATATCTGTAAAGTAAGCACCAATAATAGTAAATAACAGTCTTTCAGGGTTTTtcaatgtatatatgtatattttctgcTCACAAAGTCTGAACCaccatttaaataaaacagtaagaTTAAAGATGAATCCATGGGAGAAAGACCAAGGATACTGTTTTTTTACCTGACTTCCTGCAGCTCATTGTCCCAGTAAGACCACCCTCAGCGATGACAGACAAACCCTCGGAAGTGTtactaaaacaataaaaaagtaacaaaataaatgtaataaaaatgaaaaagttacCTTAGGTGGCCCTATGAGACAGGGAGAGTATGGATAGAAATGAATGTTGGAACAAAATAAACTGGACAACAAATAGGTTACATAATGATACTAATGACAATATGAAAGGGCAAACATTTCATCTGTTTGTATTGGCAAACAAATCTGTCCACCAAATTCATTGGAAAAAAGCATtgtagaaataataaaacaaagctTGGCTGCCATCTACTGGCTGATTGTGATTTTACCAAATCCCACTATAGTTGAGCTCTAAATACAACTTTGAAATACTTTCTGTATTtcaatcataaaaaaacataaactcaGCTCATGCATTAAAAACCTTGTTTTAAATTCTAGAAGAGACCCAGAAGTTTCCATTGATACCAAGTTTTGGGAAATGTGAACATTACAGttaatggtaaaaacacatctgaaatatatttcttttaaatatgatgTTAATAATAATTGCTTCCTGGTTTTGGGTTTATCACTCAATGAGCATATTATCTTCAATTAGGTGCAAGAAGAAGCAGATAcaatatactttttttcccaATTTGACTCTCCTTTCATAAAAGATTTAATAGTTacataaagaaaaacacttcTAAGCTGAATCTGTTTTAATACTCTGTGTGGGAGACTTGTatgttttcaaaaatgtaattataataattaattgtACAAAAACTCAAAACTATATGTGAAAACATGAAGGGACAGAGAAAAtagttgtatttttctttgAAAAATGACAGTGGTGAATAAAAGACTTGCCCATTTATCACATATCAATTTTAGGGtctttacattcattttatatgaGGAGccttacatgttaacatgtgtTACACGTGTGTATTGCTGATGTAaaattgtattcttttttttttgagtcatattataattatttaacacttttctcttattctctcttatttgacttatttatttcattatttgctttatttatttatttatttactgattttatttaaatattctaagcatttttatcatcattattttctctAGTGTGCACTGGTCTCCAttcttgtcttttaatttgttctatTTTTGTTCTTCcatcatttttcttccttttcttttatgttATCACTTGTTCTGTCAAGCTGTTATTATCTGCTTGCCAATCAACTGTAAatcactttgaactacactacCCTGTATgcaaggtgctatataaatcaTTCATTGGTTGATTGATATAACCATATATTTTatcactttgttttgttttgtctttttaatctgttAAATTCACTCTATATTTCTACGTTTGTTGTTATTAtagcttttaaatgtatttgtattacattttcatcatttttagtTCCACTATTATTGATTGAATAATTTCCCGCGCTTTAATTATTCACCATAGGCTAATGGGAACAGCGCATTCACTTTCCTGCGCCGATTCCATCCAATAGGCGCTGCGGATTCTCGTCAGCCAATAGCGTGTGTTTACGAGAGCTCTCCCAGCCAATGAGCGGCGACTGGAGGTGATGAATTGGGCCAATGGGGCTTCAGCAGCGTTGTATGACCGACTCAGGGTCTGCCGGCCCGGGCTCAAGTCGCCGCTTCTCCACCCGGCTggtccttcttttttttggctctCACTCACTGCAATGGCGGAACAGCAGCAGTTCTACCTCTTGCTGGGAAACCTGATGAGCCCTGACAACAACGTCAGGAAACAATCAGAGGTAAGAGAAGGAGTAACGGAGCTGTTTTCACCGGTGACAACTTCAGGCGAAGGTACAAAACGGCGCTTACCGAGAGCTAACCGTCAAGCTCTGTAGCCCACGTGGGCTGTGAAGCAGACACCGACTACTAGTCAGCTAAGGCTAACTACCTTCACCGTGTTGCGTAGTTACGGGGACATAATATAGATCCTACAGATAGGAGCACAGCCGAGACACCGTGTGGTTGTcgatgtgtttgtgtcacgcTCAGTCCGGTTTGATTCACACGGAAATGTCCCGTTTGTTGGGCAAACCTATCGCAAATTGTGTCTCAGCTGACAGCGAAGCTAGTCATCTAGCTAGAGTGCAGGAAGTAGCATGAAGCTAAGTGGCTACTTTCATTAGCCGGCGTGCTCAGACATGAATAAGCACAGGAATGGAGACATTATAGACATGAATGTATGTCACACAAGTACACTACTGAGCTACAAGGCTAGTGGGCAACGTTAAATGAGGACTTTTAAAGCCAGTTCATTTAGAGGGCGAGCCGGATTAGCAGTGGCCTTCATTGGTTTTTagtgaaagtgtttttaatCACAACGTGTTCTTGCTCTTCTTGTTTGATTTAATGTCACACATGAGGCTATTTATCTGTTTCAGCCCCGCCATGTCCAGGGCTCGCCTCGATGTCATCCCGTCCCTCTGGATTAGTTTCTCCCAGAGGATTTGTTTCGGCTGAGTCTAGCTGGCCTATTCACTTTTCCCACCCACCACGATTAGGCGCTTGTCGCGGTCAAAGCATTGTTACCGGTTTCCCTCTTCAGCAAACGACTTTTGGATGAGGTGGTTGAATCTTATCACACTGCCCCTCTCACTAGCAGTCAGCgtttttctttataaaacacAGACTGGGTGCCGCGATGCTAAGCTCACTGGATTTCATCCTTTTATAGGAACCCTCCCCTTTCAATCTTACACACATAATGGGAATTGATCCACCCGCAAAGAACTGTTAAACCCTTATATTAACAACCAAAGACTACAGCTACTAAACATTTGTAGGTGTCCAGATCATTAGCGTATGCCATTAACGACATGGTGAGATGGACGGCAAGCCATGAAGTACAGTATTGCAACAGTCTTGAGGTTGTGTACTGCCCTCAGTGTCTGAAGATTAGATGCAGAAGttgtcaccttttttttaatagattttacAGCCCAGTGTGGGACTTGAACATGGCACTTTGTCCAGAGAATGCCATGAATTACTTGATTTGTATAAAAACCACTTAAATGTTAGTGTATGTGAGGTAAATGACAATACTTAGCCACAAACAGCAGATTATGCTCTTAAATCATGTTATAATAGTAGCTGCCCATTGTTAACATGCACTGTAATGGTAGTTTTAGTTGATAGGGTCATGCAGCCAGTTTCTAATCAAATGCGAGTGGTCAATAATCAGGCTTCTCCCCCACCATACTGCTGCCACTTGGATACTTGTCCCTGCCCTGACATCTTTGTCATGCAAATGTCCACGCTTAAAAACACCCAAGAAGTCTATTTAAATGGGTTTTAGGGCCACATTATCACATTTGTCCAACAGAAATGTGACTAACTAGGTTTCTCTTAGTTTCTTTAGATGACTTTGATGACACAATTGCACATGATCATTGGTGATATTTTCCTCCTGTGCACACAGCCAAGGTTTCAGTCCCTCCCCAAAGATCATCATGCGTGTTTGCATTTCTCATGTGGCTTTAATGAACCAGCTTTAGGAACAGTGATGATCAAAACAAATAGGCGGCGAACAATCTGCTTTGTTTATGTTAAGTGTCCCAATGTAAATGTGGTGGCATTTTATCTGATTCTAACTTATAAGGTTATTCAACACTTTCTGGCATACTTCACAAAAAGCCTTGCAGTGGCCTGTAGAAAGCTTTAATGTAAAGCAGCCTCAGGGTGTGGATGGTTTTGGTATATTAACACAACAAAGGCCTTCATTTCAGCTCTGATATTAACGCAGATCGGATCAGGAAGAACTGCTACATTTAAAGAGTGTAGGAGTGAAGGAAAGCCCCAAACGCATGACACATGACTCTACAATACAGATCTTAAGTTCAGGTCTATTATGTGTACCAATCATTCTTTTGTTGCTGAATCTATGTCCTATATAATAAAcagatttatttcaaatttaaCTTGATCACTTGCAGGCGAGCGATAAACACCCActtaacaaaatgttttaatgaacagCCAAACCTATTTTTGTTTCATGAAAACATCTAAACGTTTAATTTAGACTTTACCATGTGTTTAAGCTTGAAACGTATCTCAGTGTGGAATTACATGCATGTGCAAAACGCCATTTCCTGTACTGTAACAACGTGAACATGACACTGTCTCTCGCTGGTAGAGGTTCATTCCCCACGTGGCTAACGTTGTGCATATAACAGTATTTGCATCTGCAAGCATTCACCAAATGGCTTTTCTCATTCTTACTGTCCATTAATTGTCTTTGCAGGAGACCTATGACACCATCCCCGGTCAGACTAAGATCACATTCTTGCTGCAGGCCATCAGAGATGCATCTGCTGCAGAGGAGGTTTGTATATTTAACACCAATGTATTTCCGTGGCGTGACATATTTTATCCTTTCAGCCTGAATCAGAGGAAGGCTACAAACCGTAGATATTTGAAATCTTGTCAGCTTTTTAAGTTTGGTTAAAGTTTAATGTAGTGTGTGCACTAAATCCTGTAGTGGTATTATGTTCAGCTGACAGGtgtttttaaacataaataatcTCAGTTGATATTATCAGTTAAGTGTCTTAAGTGTTATCCCTGAGACCAACACAAAACCATGTTTGtataaggaaggaggaacaggttagttttaaataatttgtttGTGTTGGAAAGTTAGGCAGAGCATGTCCGTAAAGGGAATCCTGCCTACATTACTGCAATATCTTTGCTTTGACAAGGTGCAACATTGATGGCATTTTAAGAATGTAGCCCGGTTATCACATGTGGGCCCTCATCACCACGGCCTGACACGAAGGCTTGTTGTGAGTCACAGATTTGGCATTTGGTTAGTTATGTTTACTCTGAATCCACCAGCTGCTTGGTCCCTCATGCTTCCTCGCCTTTTCTTTACCTCAAGCCTGATATTTTTAGAGCCATGAAATGGGAGCAGGCAGAGAGGTACTCGGCCCAGAGAGTGATTCTGCTTTTCTGAGATGCTGCAGATTTTTGTCACtgaggtgtttgttttttttctagagTGACCACTGACTTAACATTTTTGTTACTCCACCACATTTCCTCAATGTGTTTTGGCAGTTATTATACAGTTTTGTCCTTTCACATTTATTGATGTTATGGAGATTTTATACTGACAATATTAGTCCTTTTTTGTCTGACCAAAGCAAAACTAAGATATGACATGTTTTTAAGTGAAGGGCCTTCATGTTGGGTCCTTGGTGAAAAGTGCAGCATAACGTTAAAACTTGTGTTTTGTCCCTTCAGGTCAAACAGATGGCAGCAGTGCTTCTGCGACGGCTGCTGTCATCGTCCTTTGAGGAGATCTACCCAGGCCTGACCCTGGAGATGCAGACAGCCATCAAAACAGAGCTGCTGACCAGCATCCAACAGGAGACCTCACCCAACATCCGCAAGAAGGTCTGCGACATCGCAGCAGAGCTCTCCCGCAACCTTATCGGTACATCTCCTCCTGAAAGATTTCCTTTACATCTTATTCTCATCTGAGTTTTTCTGCAGTCTGgctgactttttcttttctgcgcTACATTTACATACCTGCCAACATTTGGAGAAAGAGATATTTAAAGCTGGGGAAAAGGCTTATTTCTTGCACTCTAATAATGACGGCTTAATAATCTTGATTGTGGTGTCTTTAATGTAGATGATGATGGGAATAACCAGTGGCCAGAGGTGCTCAAGTTTCTGTTTGACTCTGTCAACTCAACTGACAATGTTGGCCTGCGAGAAGCTGCCCTGCACATATTCTGGTGAGCTCCTGTTCACTTTATGCCAAagcttttatttatatcatGTAGTTATATGATCAATAAAGTCAAAACTATGCAATCAGGATGAAATATGGTGGCTGACGTATGCATCTCTTATTTTAGGAACTTTCCAGGAATCTTTGGcaaccagcagcagcattatATGGAGGTTATTAAGCGCATGCTTGTTCAGTGCATGCAGGACCAGGCAAACCCACAGGTAAGATTTTTAGGACAGCTGTAGGGAAGTTTATTTCCTAATTTAtatgatttttacatttaatattttataaaattgtCCTTCAGATCCGCACCCTGGCAGCCAGAGCTGCATCATCATTTGTTCTGTCCAACGAAAGCAATTCAGCGCTGCTGAAACACTTTGCTGACCTGCTACCAGGCATCCTGCAGGTAAGAAAATATCATGTGAATTGCCTTAGAGCGTTGAATCATTTTGTACTGTGCCCTCTACATTAGTTAGAGATGCTATCCGAGGGTTCACACAACTTTCAGGAACTGGTTGGCTAGAGCAGGGTTTTACATGACTATGTAATCCTTTGCTCCAGTAATGGCTTTTAAGCAGTCAGTGAAGCTGATACACGAGTCCCTAAAGGCCCATCAGTGTAAGCTAAATGTTGTATTACCCATAGTGTATGATTAGAAATGCATTAGCAAATGCAAGCTCAGATCATACAGTAATGGCTCCAGGTGAAAATGACTGACTTACATGAGGTGGTTTTGTCTAGGACACTGTTTACTTTCACTGAGAAGCACAACGTGTCTTATCATTTGTTGTCAGGCTCTATAGAGGCGAGTGTTTGCATTGACTCCAGAATAAGGAAGTTAATTGCAAAACACACAaccagagggagaaaaaaatcgCTAATAAAACAGAACGGTagcctttccttccacctttaattattatataatttaagTTAACTATGTTTCTCCCTGCTACAGAATGAGGCATCTAGACTATGTTGGACAACCTGAATCCTGTAGTTATTCCACAACAGCaataaatgtttcaacaccctaactctattaaaaaaagtgtttagtGAGATATTTTTTCACTGACTCACAGTAGTGGAAATTGAGGTCAAGCCCTTAGACTGTAGTAAAGGTAGCATTAGCAGCATGTCTAAATGAATGTGCTATCAACATTAACCATGTCTTCTGTTATTTTGGATCAGGCAGTGAATGAGTCCTGCTACCAGGGAGACGATTCTGTGCTCAAGTCATTGGTGGAAATTGCAGACACAGCGCCTAAATACCTAAGACCCAACTTGGAAGCcactctgcagctctgtctgAAGGTGAGTTGGACACCTTACTGCAGAAGTGTCACTTTACTGCTCTTGATACACAAATAAAGCCTAAATCTTCATAACAGCTGCACCTCATAGTCCCATAAGAATGATATTGCTAATAGTTAAGAGCTTGTTTTACTGACAGCTTTTATTTGCAAGTGTTGACCAACATGATCACCTGTCTCCTCAGCTGTGTGCAGACACCAACTTGACTAACATGCAGAGGCAGTTGGCACTGGAGGTCATCGTCACCTTATCGGAGACTGCAGCAGCCATGCTGAGGAAACACACTGCCATTGTGGCTCAGAGTGGTGAGAATTTTGTCCACCATCATTTAACATGAAGCTTGATAGAATACTCCAGATGGTTGTAATattaatgtgttgtgtgttcagTGCCCCAGATGCTGGCTATGATGGTGGAccttgaggaggatgatgagtgGGCCATGGCTGATGAGTTGGAAGATGATGACTTTGACAGGTAAAGCACCTTCAAGTTAGAAACAAACAGTACTCTCCCACCTTTTGATCAACAGTCTCCTATTACAGATTAGTTTCTTGTAGTTCGCTTTAAAAGTTGAATTCCAATTACTGTCCTGATCTAAAGCACCACTGCTGCCTCATTTTTGACAGATTTGTTTTGAATCTTATACATCACCAGTACTGAAATaacatattaataaatattgatatCTATATTGAAGGGGGAGGGGTTCTCTAATGATGTAAAGTGCTTCTTCAGTATGgtcacacacagtctgtctgtcatctgagatatttgtgttttgtcccCCACAGTAATGCTGTGGCTGGGGAAAGTGCTCTGGACAGAATCGCCTGCGGTCTGGGAGGAAAGATCATCTTGCCAATGATCAAACAGCACATCATGCAGATGCTGCAGAACTGTAAGTCAAAACATTGATCACTGAATATGTTTAAACCGCTTCACAAAAGTGTGTACTGAAACTATTTGAAGGTTAATGTTGGGTTAAAGTCAACCATAACTGATTATTATGGTAAAGTAGTGAAGACACACAGCTGTGTTAAACAAACAAaggtgtggtttttttttttgttaagcaAGTTTAAAGCTTGGGAGGAACGCAAAACTTAAATTgacattgttttctttaaattggtcagtgtgaacatgagctcaacagtgtgtttttgtttttgtttagctgACTGGAAGTACCGTCATGCTGGGCTGATGGCGCTGTCAGCCATCGGTGAGGGCTGCCACCAGCAGATGGAGGCCATCCTCAATGAGATCGTCAGCTtcgtcctcctcttctgctCCGACCCTGTAAGACACACAACTTTAAACTtggttgttttggtttattatgaagatacaatttttttttttcttctgttctctctgttctctagTATTCTTGTCTGGTCACTAAAGTTACAGGAATTGTGTACTCAGCAAGTGTTGTCTTGTGGTGGTTTTGAGTTTAatttccttttccctcctcagCACCCGAGGGTGCGGTATGCTGCTTGCAACGCTATTGGACAAATGGCCACAGACTTTGCCCCCACCTTCCAAAAGAAATTTCACGATAAGGTAACTGCAATGAAATGTAATCTCTGAAAACTGATATTTTCTGATGGCGGTGTGTTCTGTTAATCATCTTTATTAGATTTTGGGGAAGGGAATATATCATACAATATGGTGTATGAGTCATCAGTTTAAGGGGAACACCTGTAAAATGTAATGCAATACATAAGAAAAGAAGGACTCTGACCCTgcatcctcctcccttccaggttaTTTCAGCCCTGCTTCAGACCATGGAGGACCAGAGTAACCCTCGGGTGCAGGcccatgctgctgctgccctcaTTAACTTCACTGAGGACTGTCCCAAGTCACTGCTCATCCCTTATCTGGACAGCTTGGTGCAACACCTCCATGTCATCATGGTTGCCAAGCTGCAAGAGGTacaaacaaatatacacactCAATTTAAATTGTTTGAAAAGGATCACATCCAGACAGGCATTTGTTCACTTAGTATGTGATACAGGCGTAGCACTCTTGACAGGATTTAAAGTCACTTTTATTGCTGAGAGTTCAGACGGTCTCCTTCTTGGCTTTCAGGagttttcactgtttttgtttctctgttcCCAGTTGATCCAGAAGGGCACCAAACTGGTCCTGGAGCAGGTGGTGACATCCATTGCTTCAGTGGCTGACACGGCTGAGGAGAAGTTTGTGCCATACTATGACTTGTTCATGCCCTCATTGAAACACATCGTAGAAAACGCTGTGCAGAAGGAGCTGCGGCTGCTTCGTGGAAAGACCATCGAGTGCATCAGCCTCATCGGCCTGGCTGTTGGCAAAGAGAAGGTACGTCTGCACAGGATGTGATCAAACTATTCAAAGAGCATAAATTAAATTGGCTGcctatttttttaatacactCTTTAGTGGATGTTTCGTCCAACTAATATTAGCCAAAAAAATCTTGATCCTGCCTTTtcaccttcacacacatcaaCTTGTCTTGAAAATGTCTTTCTCTTCCCCGTAGTTCATGCCAGATGCCTCTGCTGTCATGCAGCTGCTCCTCAAGACCCAGACGGACTTTAACGACCTGGAGGATGATGATcctcaggtaaaaaaaaaaaaaagaagaatcaaCTTTGAACCAAATTGTTTTTACGATGTTGCTGTATAAGCCAACCCGTAATGTTTCTATGTTTTTGTGGTGTAGATCTCGTACATGATCTCAGCCTGGGCCCGAATGTGTAAGATCCTGGGCAAAGAGTTTCAGCAGTACCTGCCTGTAGTGATGGGCCCCCTGATGAAGACAGCCTCCATCAAGCCTGAGGTGGCCCTCCTTGACAGTAAGTAACTCGGCAGAGGTTTTTAACTATGGGTGCCTGCATTTTGGCCACGTTAACTGTTAATGTCGTGAGGAGAAGGGTTTCATTTTCTCCCACATTTGTAATGTCATTTCATACAGTTATagaaatggaaaatgtattgGTGCAGCTGCTTGTTTTTCAATGCCTCAGCCATTCTAAAAGTACTTAAAGTAGGTTAATTTAGAAGACAATGACTCAAACAGCAGGGGGCTAATGAATGTTCTATGGCCACGTTTGAAGCTGATTTTGGTATTTAAATTAGTTTTGAGTTAAATTAAGCCAGTATAACATTTTTGAGTCTTTTATGCATATTATGACTATGTGAAGAACAGCTTCACTAAAAACACTTCCTACCCTTATCGAAATGAGTTTATTTTTCCCCCAGGGTGTTGCATTTATTTATCACTTAAAGTAAAATGATAGCAATAACCATAAACTCcatttttacagtgtaataGCAGTGGTCGTTGactgcaaaacaaaatgaaagatgTATAAAACTTGTTTGTGTCTTGTAGCCCAGGACATGGAGAACATATCAGAGGATGATGGCTGGGAGTTTGTCAACCTGGGAGACCAGCAGAGTTTCGGTATCAAGACAGCCGGCCTGGAGGAGAAGGCCACTGCCTGCCAGATGCTGGTGAGTTCAGTCCACTACAGGAGTATTGAGACACTTGACTTTAAATCATACACATCAAC
The sequence above is drawn from the Scomber japonicus isolate fScoJap1 chromosome 24, fScoJap1.pri, whole genome shotgun sequence genome and encodes:
- the kpnb3 gene encoding importin-5, with protein sequence MAEQQQFYLLLGNLMSPDNNVRKQSEETYDTIPGQTKITFLLQAIRDASAAEEVKQMAAVLLRRLLSSSFEEIYPGLTLEMQTAIKTELLTSIQQETSPNIRKKVCDIAAELSRNLIDDDGNNQWPEVLKFLFDSVNSTDNVGLREAALHIFWNFPGIFGNQQQHYMEVIKRMLVQCMQDQANPQIRTLAARAASSFVLSNESNSALLKHFADLLPGILQAVNESCYQGDDSVLKSLVEIADTAPKYLRPNLEATLQLCLKLCADTNLTNMQRQLALEVIVTLSETAAAMLRKHTAIVAQSVPQMLAMMVDLEEDDEWAMADELEDDDFDSNAVAGESALDRIACGLGGKIILPMIKQHIMQMLQNSDWKYRHAGLMALSAIGEGCHQQMEAILNEIVSFVLLFCSDPHPRVRYAACNAIGQMATDFAPTFQKKFHDKVISALLQTMEDQSNPRVQAHAAAALINFTEDCPKSLLIPYLDSLVQHLHVIMVAKLQELIQKGTKLVLEQVVTSIASVADTAEEKFVPYYDLFMPSLKHIVENAVQKELRLLRGKTIECISLIGLAVGKEKFMPDASAVMQLLLKTQTDFNDLEDDDPQISYMISAWARMCKILGKEFQQYLPVVMGPLMKTASIKPEVALLDTQDMENISEDDGWEFVNLGDQQSFGIKTAGLEEKATACQMLVCYAKELKEGFVEYTEQVVKLMVPLLKFYFHDGVRVAAAESMPLLLECARVRGPEYLTQMWLFMCDALIKAIGTEPDSDVLSEIMHSFAKCIELMGDGCLNNEHFEELGGILKGKLEEHFKNQELRQAKRQDEDYDEQVEESLQDEDENDVYILTKVSDILHSVFSSYKEKVLPWFEQLLQLIVQLICPNRPWADRQWGLCIFDDVVEHCSPSSFKYAEYFLRPMLQSLCDTSPEVRQAAAYGVGVMAQYGGESYRPFCTEAIPLLVRVIQSPDSRSKENVNATENCISAVGKVMRFRPECVNVNEILPHWLSWLPLNEDKEEAVHTFDFLCDLIESNNPIVLGPDNSNLPKIFLIIADGVANESVKSEDPCSKRLANVIRQVQVSAGLWTQCVSTLNETQQKAIQDLLNTA